From Micromonospora rifamycinica, a single genomic window includes:
- a CDS encoding polysaccharide deacetylase family protein, whose protein sequence is MSADILDTARGGGRVVSLTFDDGPNPTDTPRLLTVLRRHRITAVFFLCGEQVQAHPEVVRRIVAHGHRLGNHSMHHDDMTSWSPGRIEADLRETNEAIRRAVPDARIRYFRAPYGAWGASPAVAAALGMRPLGWRLAVGDWEPPGTDELVRRLLDGVTPGAVVLLHDGGGDRGQSVAAVDRAVPVLRSRRWRFALPAR, encoded by the coding sequence GTGAGCGCCGACATCCTCGACACGGCCCGGGGTGGCGGACGGGTGGTCAGTCTCACCTTCGACGACGGCCCGAACCCCACCGACACCCCGCGGCTGCTCACCGTCCTGCGCCGACACCGGATCACGGCGGTGTTCTTCCTCTGCGGTGAGCAGGTGCAGGCCCACCCCGAGGTGGTCCGCCGGATCGTGGCCCACGGTCACCGGCTGGGCAACCACAGCATGCACCACGACGACATGACCTCCTGGTCGCCCGGACGGATCGAGGCGGACCTGCGGGAGACCAACGAGGCCATCCGGCGGGCCGTGCCGGACGCCCGGATCCGGTACTTCCGCGCTCCCTACGGGGCGTGGGGGGCGAGCCCCGCCGTGGCCGCCGCGCTGGGCATGCGGCCGCTCGGCTGGCGGCTGGCGGTCGGGGACTGGGAGCCGCCGGGCACCGATGAACTCGTCCGCCGGCTGCTCGACGGGGTCACCCCCGGCGCGGTGGTGCTGCTGCACGACGGCGGCGGGGACCGCGGCCAGAGCGTCGCCGCGGTCGACCGGGCCGTACCGGTGCTGAGGTCACGTCGCTGGCGGTTCGCCCTGCCGGCCCGCTGA
- a CDS encoding endo-1,4-beta-xylanase, which yields MMLRRWMAAGLVAVATAGVLNAVPATAQRPYDPTAQSLRALGQRHGLYVGTAVDMAALADPAEPRYREIVRDEFSTVTAENVMKWEALEPTRGTYDWSAADELVATARRNGQKVRGHVLVWHSQLPKWLTDGVADGSIDNTELRSILRKHITTVASRYRGRIWQWDVVNEAVSDPWDTPPTLHYKGFWAEHLGPGYVADAFRWARAADPTALLFYNDYNIEAFGSGDPANDKTQFVYDMVKGLLARGVPIDGVGSQGHLGTQYGNYDTLQVADALHRFAGLGLSTAFTEVDVRSRLTDGVQAGDSEEINPRLQASAANFHVLLQACLAEPRCLSFTVWGFTDRHSWVPGTFDDPPQGLATIYDENYQPKRAYQVMKGDLIYAGPPYVRMRATPKPRR from the coding sequence ATGATGCTCAGACGGTGGATGGCTGCCGGGTTGGTCGCCGTCGCGACCGCCGGCGTGTTGAACGCCGTGCCGGCGACGGCGCAGCGACCGTACGACCCGACCGCGCAGAGCCTGCGCGCCCTGGGCCAGCGCCACGGCCTGTACGTCGGCACCGCTGTCGACATGGCCGCCCTCGCCGACCCGGCCGAACCCCGGTACCGGGAGATCGTGCGCGACGAGTTCTCCACGGTCACCGCGGAGAACGTGATGAAGTGGGAGGCCCTGGAACCCACCCGGGGCACCTACGACTGGTCGGCGGCCGACGAACTCGTCGCCACCGCCCGACGCAACGGCCAGAAGGTCCGCGGCCACGTGCTGGTCTGGCACAGCCAGTTGCCGAAGTGGCTGACCGACGGGGTGGCCGACGGATCCATCGACAACACCGAGCTACGGTCGATCCTGCGCAAGCACATCACCACCGTTGCCAGCCGCTACCGGGGCAGGATCTGGCAGTGGGACGTGGTCAACGAGGCGGTCAGCGACCCCTGGGACACCCCGCCCACCCTGCACTACAAGGGCTTCTGGGCCGAACACCTCGGCCCGGGTTACGTGGCCGACGCGTTCCGCTGGGCCCGCGCCGCCGACCCGACCGCCCTGCTGTTCTACAACGACTACAACATCGAGGCGTTCGGCTCCGGCGACCCGGCCAACGACAAGACCCAGTTCGTGTACGACATGGTCAAGGGGCTGCTGGCCCGGGGCGTGCCGATCGACGGGGTCGGCAGCCAGGGCCACCTGGGCACCCAGTACGGCAACTACGACACCCTCCAGGTCGCCGACGCGCTGCACCGCTTCGCCGGGCTGGGGCTGTCCACCGCGTTCACCGAGGTCGACGTGCGCAGCCGGTTGACCGACGGGGTACAGGCCGGCGACTCCGAGGAGATCAACCCGCGGCTCCAGGCGTCCGCCGCGAACTTCCACGTGCTGTTGCAGGCCTGCCTGGCCGAGCCGCGCTGCCTGTCGTTCACCGTCTGGGGCTTCACCGACCGGCACTCCTGGGTGCCCGGCACCTTCGACGACCCGCCGCAGGGCCTGGCCACCATCTACGACGAGAACTACCAGCCCAAGCGGGCGTACCAGGTGATGAAGGGCGACCTGATCTACGCCGGACCGCCGTACGTGCGGATGCGGGCGACGCCGAAGCCGCGCCGGTAG
- a CDS encoding glycoside hydrolase family 43 protein, whose translation MSTDTADVATAARSIRNPVLSGFHPDPSILRVGDDYYLATSTFEWYPGVRLHHSRDLVHWRALGGIITDRRLLDLRGCGDSNGVWAPDLTYHDGEFHLVYSDVASFASGYWDPQNFLITAPDITGPWSDPVKLHGRGFDAALFHDDDGTSWLLAMSADWRPGRDRFGGIEIQQYDRAARRLVGRPRILFTGTPVGVTEGPHLYRHDGWYWLITAEGGTSWEHQVTVARSRELFGPYEVDPDGPLLTSVGRPDLRLQKAGHGSLVRTPDGGWYLAHLVGRPYSPLGSCVLGRETAIQHVEWPAGGWPRIPGGVPADEITAPDLPAHPWPAEPATDHFDTAELGPAWSTLRRPATADWIDLRSRPSHLRVHGGQSPVGRQAPSLVARRVGASRCALETVVEFDPVDHRQLAGITAYYNTLNWHHLYLTRADDGRTVLELLSSDNGRRTAHPELTVDTRDGTRVGLRAEFDGPVVRFGYDLGAGWQQLPIELDATILSDEHAALIIDGEPAAWGFTGAFLGLWVQDLGGDGAYADFDLATYREH comes from the coding sequence GTGTCGACCGACACCGCTGACGTGGCGACCGCTGCCCGGTCGATCCGCAATCCCGTGCTCTCCGGGTTCCACCCGGATCCGTCGATCCTGCGCGTCGGCGACGACTACTACCTGGCCACCTCGACCTTCGAGTGGTACCCGGGGGTCCGCCTGCACCACTCGCGCGACCTGGTGCACTGGCGGGCGCTGGGCGGGATCATCACCGACCGCCGCCTGCTCGACCTACGCGGCTGCGGCGACTCCAACGGGGTGTGGGCGCCCGACCTGACCTACCACGACGGCGAGTTCCACCTCGTCTACAGCGACGTGGCCAGCTTCGCCAGCGGCTACTGGGATCCGCAGAACTTCCTGATCACCGCGCCCGACATCACCGGCCCCTGGTCGGACCCGGTCAAGCTGCACGGGCGCGGCTTCGACGCCGCGCTGTTCCACGACGACGACGGCACGAGCTGGCTGCTGGCCATGAGCGCCGACTGGCGGCCCGGCCGGGACCGCTTCGGCGGGATCGAGATCCAGCAGTACGACCGGGCCGCCCGTCGCCTCGTCGGCCGGCCCCGCATCCTGTTCACCGGCACCCCGGTCGGGGTGACCGAGGGTCCGCACCTCTACCGCCACGACGGCTGGTACTGGCTGATCACCGCGGAGGGCGGCACCAGCTGGGAGCACCAGGTCACGGTGGCCCGCTCCCGGGAGCTGTTCGGGCCGTACGAGGTGGACCCGGACGGCCCGCTGCTCACCTCGGTCGGCCGCCCCGACCTGCGGCTGCAGAAGGCCGGCCACGGCAGCCTGGTCCGCACCCCCGACGGCGGGTGGTACCTGGCCCACCTGGTCGGCCGCCCCTACTCCCCGCTGGGCAGCTGCGTGCTGGGCCGGGAGACGGCGATCCAGCACGTCGAGTGGCCCGCGGGCGGCTGGCCCCGGATCCCCGGCGGGGTACCGGCGGACGAGATCACCGCACCCGATCTGCCGGCGCACCCGTGGCCGGCGGAGCCCGCCACCGACCACTTCGACACCGCCGAGCTGGGTCCGGCCTGGTCGACGCTGCGCCGACCGGCCACTGCGGACTGGATCGACCTGCGGAGCCGCCCCTCGCACCTGCGGGTGCACGGTGGGCAGTCCCCGGTGGGCCGGCAGGCCCCCAGCCTGGTCGCCCGCCGGGTCGGCGCGAGCCGCTGCGCGCTGGAGACGGTGGTCGAGTTCGACCCGGTCGACCACCGCCAGCTGGCCGGCATCACCGCCTACTACAACACCCTCAACTGGCACCACCTCTACCTGACCCGGGCGGACGACGGGCGCACCGTGCTGGAGCTGCTCAGCTCCGACAACGGCCGGCGCACCGCCCACCCGGAGCTGACCGTCGACACCCGCGACGGCACCCGGGTCGGCCTGCGCGCGGAGTTCGACGGCCCGGTGGTGCGCTTCGGTTACGACCTGGGGGCCGGCTGGCAGCAGCTGCCGATAGAGCTGGACGCGACCATCCTGTCCGACGAGCACGCCGCCCTGATCATCGACGGCGAGCCGGCGGCCTGGGGGTTCACCGGGGCGTTCCTCGGGCTCTGGGTGCAGGATCTCGGCGGCGACGGTGCGTACGCCGACTTCGACCTGGCCACCTACCGGGAGCACTGA